One genomic window of Macrobrachium rosenbergii isolate ZJJX-2024 chromosome 51, ASM4041242v1, whole genome shotgun sequence includes the following:
- the LOC136833366 gene encoding uncharacterized protein isoform X1 has product MRSVGGFALLWIAGFLLLSHLREIAATTGALSQHIQNGRLFARLYDATYQGEEEQLMSINIESIPCTTHEDCKAALPGIDTALGLGSTVPKEPFCKFTDNSSWNSSGHCSCGPDYCVSYSMQYGKDMPFYYCGPCARIGSQCSNGTCAHEMAECREDYCQCVKSGSFYEFYYCEIPYVLYETSLQICIIVTIVIVSSFIVSSLCTAAGLDRCWQNRRSSGSNSETYNGDAPPAYDEVMDNLPTYQDALQMAQEGEGDRRNERNLAATDLSRTNAHCTESRREIEEVAENDDALSISTTVPHRSDDEASSSGQQSDVSSGLPDYNESQSSQRYHQPIEWPLRRSLNIQTIC; this is encoded by the exons ATGAGAAGTGTCGGTGGCTTTGCATTGCTGTGGATTGCTGGTTTTCTCTTGCTCTCCCATTTACGAGAGATTGCAGCAACTACGGGAGCCCTTTCACAGCATATACAAAATGGTAGACTATTTGCGCGGCTATACGATGCCACTTACCAAGGGGAAGAAGAGCAGC TGATGTCCATTAACATCGAATCAATACCATGCACGACCCACGAGGACTGCAAAGCCGCCCTACCGGGAATAGACACCGCCCTTGGGCTAGGAAGTACAGTACCAAAGGAACCCTTCTGTAAAT TTACAGACAATTCCTCCTGGAATTCTTCTGGTCATTGTTCCTGTGGTCCAGATTACTGTGTATCCTACAGCATGCAGTACGGCAAGGATATGCCCTTCTACTATTGTGGGCCTTGTG CGCGAATAGGTTCACAGTGCTCTAATGGAACGTGTGCCCACGAGATGGCCGAGTGCAGAGAGGATTACTGTCAATGCGTCAAAAGTGGCAGCTTTTATGAATTCTACTACTG cgaGATCCCGTACGTACTATACGAGACTTCGCTTCAAATCTGCATCATTGTAACAATTGTGATTGTCAGTTCGTTCATTGTCAGTTCTCTCTGCACTGCAGCTGGACT GGACAGATGCTGGCAAAACAGACGTTCTTCTGGCAGTAACTCAGAG acatATAATGGGGATGCTCCACCAGCCTATGACGAAGTTATGGATAATTTACCCACATACCAAGATGCACTGCAAATGGCTCAAGAG GGCGAAGGAGATCGCAGAAATGAACGCAACTTGGCTGCCACTGACTTGTCAAGAACAAATGCACATTGCACAGAATCCAGAAGAGAAATCGAGGAAGTAGCGGAGAACGATGATGCACTCTCCATCAGCACCACTGTTCCACACAGATCTGATGACGAAGCGTCTTCCAGTGGACAGCAGTCAGACGTGTCGTCTGGTTTACCTGACTATAATGAATCGCAAAGCTCTCAGAGATATCATCAGCCTATAGAGTGGCCCCTCCGTCGGTCGCTGAACATTCAGACAATCTGCTGA
- the LOC136833366 gene encoding uncharacterized protein isoform X2: MSINIESIPCTTHEDCKAALPGIDTALGLGSTVPKEPFCKFTDNSSWNSSGHCSCGPDYCVSYSMQYGKDMPFYYCGPCARIGSQCSNGTCAHEMAECREDYCQCVKSGSFYEFYYCEIPYVLYETSLQICIIVTIVIVSSFIVSSLCTAAGLDRCWQNRRSSGSNSETYNGDAPPAYDEVMDNLPTYQDALQMAQEGEGDRRNERNLAATDLSRTNAHCTESRREIEEVAENDDALSISTTVPHRSDDEASSSGQQSDVSSGLPDYNESQSSQRYHQPIEWPLRRSLNIQTIC, encoded by the exons ATGTCCATTAACATCGAATCAATACCATGCACGACCCACGAGGACTGCAAAGCCGCCCTACCGGGAATAGACACCGCCCTTGGGCTAGGAAGTACAGTACCAAAGGAACCCTTCTGTAAAT TTACAGACAATTCCTCCTGGAATTCTTCTGGTCATTGTTCCTGTGGTCCAGATTACTGTGTATCCTACAGCATGCAGTACGGCAAGGATATGCCCTTCTACTATTGTGGGCCTTGTG CGCGAATAGGTTCACAGTGCTCTAATGGAACGTGTGCCCACGAGATGGCCGAGTGCAGAGAGGATTACTGTCAATGCGTCAAAAGTGGCAGCTTTTATGAATTCTACTACTG cgaGATCCCGTACGTACTATACGAGACTTCGCTTCAAATCTGCATCATTGTAACAATTGTGATTGTCAGTTCGTTCATTGTCAGTTCTCTCTGCACTGCAGCTGGACT GGACAGATGCTGGCAAAACAGACGTTCTTCTGGCAGTAACTCAGAG acatATAATGGGGATGCTCCACCAGCCTATGACGAAGTTATGGATAATTTACCCACATACCAAGATGCACTGCAAATGGCTCAAGAG GGCGAAGGAGATCGCAGAAATGAACGCAACTTGGCTGCCACTGACTTGTCAAGAACAAATGCACATTGCACAGAATCCAGAAGAGAAATCGAGGAAGTAGCGGAGAACGATGATGCACTCTCCATCAGCACCACTGTTCCACACAGATCTGATGACGAAGCGTCTTCCAGTGGACAGCAGTCAGACGTGTCGTCTGGTTTACCTGACTATAATGAATCGCAAAGCTCTCAGAGATATCATCAGCCTATAGAGTGGCCCCTCCGTCGGTCGCTGAACATTCAGACAATCTGCTGA
- the LOC136833365 gene encoding uncharacterized protein: MHPKNFRYLCLGFVIVLLFQSCKSERTKSENCKVSEDEDIHDGSDRTVEVEKRYYFALGSVPLGKSYAALPDPYNCTVNQTCEVDSDCNKCFPNLEMAFHYGIDDVPYGPVCQNETRKNSSDEHEGRCACGVERCFSYSTDKKTGKRFYYCGPCGYVGASCAVRPCVHPLAECRSGFCECIEQGIFYNLAFCYIPYFGAKVIVQMFISTLIIVSLCGVLAYSYHRLSSSRRRYFRRFNSWRRSSVVRESPPEDTPPTYDDVVEKVPSYQDALEMENSTLQGNDNPAFEDDEGPPPSYEESAVHSVRPSGNRSSCGPSTHTNRVASLEDDNDQSRVRSPSDGLSINPAVSEEQPIEQPIRDALGEYRRQ, from the exons ATGCATCCAAAGAACTTCCGATATCTGTGTTTGGGTTTTGTGATCGTATTGTTATTCCAGTCGTGTAAGAGTGAACGAACGAAGTCAGAAAACTGTAAAGTTAGCGAAGACGAAGACATTCACGATGGGAGTGACAGAACTGTGGAAGTGGAGAAGAGATACTATTTCGCCCTGGGCTCAGTTCCTCTGGGAAAGTCTTACG CTGCCCTACCCGACCCATACAACTGCACAGTTAACCAAACTTGTGAGGTAGACAGTGACTGCAACAAATGTTTCCCGAATCTGGAAATGGCTTTTCATTATGGAATTGACGACGTTCCATATGGACCTGTTTGTCAAa ACGAAACAAGGAAAAACTCGTCCGATGAACACGAGGGACGATGCGCCTGTGGTGTCGAAAGGTGTTTCTCTTACAGTACAGACAAAAAGACCGGAAAGCGATTCTACTATTGTGGCCCTTGTG GATACGTTGGGGCAAGTTGTGCTGTTCGCCCATGCGTTCATCCTTTGGCTGAGTGTCGCAGTGGTTTCTGTGAGTGCATCGAGCAGGGGATCTTCTACAACTTGGCGTTCTG CTACATTCCTTACTTCGGGGCGAAGGTCATTGTCCAGATGTTTATCAGCACACTCATCATTGTCTCTCTGTGTGGTGTCTTGGCGTACAGCTACCACAGGCTTTCAAG CTCCAGGAGAAGATACTTCAGAAGATTCAACTCGTGGCGAAGGAGCAGCGTCGTGCGGGAG agcccGCCAGAGGACACGCCTCCCACGTACGATGACGTGGTGGAAAAGGTTCCATCTTACCAGGACGctttggaaatggaaaat AGCACCCTGCAAGGCAACGACAACCCAGCCTTCGAAGACGACGAAGGACCACCGCCTTCCTATGAGGAAAGCGCCGTCCACAGCGTGAGACCCTCGGGAAATCGGTCTTCGTGCGGACCCAGCACCCATACAAATAGAGTAGCGTCACTCGAAGACGACAACGATCAATCAAGAGTCCGTTCGCCGTCGGACGGCCTGTCAATCAACCCAGCAGTTTCTGAGGAGCAACCCATTGAACAGCCTATACGAGACGCCCTTGGGGAATATAGGCGACAGTAG
- the LOC136833034 gene encoding uncharacterized protein translates to MAYNPTVNGMVKRAHHSLKAALMARCIDDNWKAQLPWVLLGLHTAPRVDGDVSPVPGEFFPTAPDNADTSLPRLREVAQKFAPCKDFHRQDPLPTLGGLDTCTHIFIRIDAHRPPLTRPYKGPYRVANRSSKAYLINIHGREDWVSVDQLKPAFLLDSETREETGRHPKIPPQNVAANDPVAIPNSGPAPAPKAIP, encoded by the coding sequence ATGGCATATAACCCCACAGTCAATGGCATGGTGAAAAGGGCCCACCATTCGttgaaggcagctctgatggcacgctGTATCGACGACAACTGGAAAgcccagctcccctgggtcctgctgggtctccacactGCACCAAGGGTAGACGGTGACGTATCTCCCGTTCCGGGAGAGTTCTTCCCCACGGCGCCAGACAATGCAGATACCTCCCTTCCACGGCTGAGGGAAGTGGcacagaagttcgcgccctgcAAAGACTTTCACAGACAGGACCCACTGCCCACCCTTGGGGGTCTGGATACCTGCACCCATATCTTCATCAGGATCGAcgcccaccgcccacccttgaccagaccatacaagGGCCCATACCGTGTCGCCAACAGatcatccaaggcctacctcatCAACATCCACGGGCgtgaagactgggtttctgtcgaCCAGCTGAAACCAGCTTTCCTGTTAGACAGTGAAACTAGGGAGGAAACCGGCAGGCACCCAAAAATTCCTCCACAAAATGTGGCCGCAAATGATCCCGTCGCCATCCCGAACTCGGggccggctcctgctcccaaagcaattccatga